The Apium graveolens cultivar Ventura chromosome 3, ASM990537v1, whole genome shotgun sequence sequence TTATTAATAAAATGTCATGTCAAATTTTTTCATATTTTCTAGAAGAAGcataaaatatttttatcaacTTTATACGTAATCATAACATTTTAAAGAAAGGTACAATCTTATAAAATCAATAGTTTTCTTTACCCCCTCCGTCTCTATTTACATGTCCATTTTATTTTTCTATAAGTCTAATTGAccaatttttgaattaatataaaaaattattgattaattatttttcaaatatgCAAGTTACATTTTAAAATAGACTAAATGTACTTTTCAAtgatattattttaattatttttgtcagttaTATAATATATGTAAATTCAGTCAAAAATTGATCAAGTTGACCAGTCAAAAATCAAAATGGACATATATTTAGGGACGGATGGAGTATTTATTTAATTACAATAAATTATTTTtcatatgatatttataaaatatgATTATGTCAAATGAATATAAAAGGATAAtgataataaaatataaaattaatataaaagaCATATTAGTCATTTTTTTTCCCAACAAACATGGACACAGTAAACCACAATACAGGTGTAATGTAATTCAGAATAAAATTTAAGTCTCTGTCATCCAGAGGAAAATTTGCCTCGTccagaaaaataaataaatatacaaaCAATCTTAATCAGTCAATAATCACTCGTCCGGTACTTTTAGTTTGGTTCAGGAATTAACAAATGACCCCTAAGTTAATCAACATAGCTCATAACATTGCGTAAATTCAAATAATCATGCATAAAACTTTActcaaatttataatttttacCGAACATATCTAACCAAAGTGACAAGCGATATCGAACAATTTAACCCGATAAAATGATATTTACGCATCGTTATTGTCGTTATTATTCTATTGTTGGAATATCGCATCAATACACATCGTTGCAAGTTACACAATTTATCAACAGTACATTTGTAAGATAAACGAGTACGCTAATCCATAATATGCAATGATTGACAAATCATGTGCCGGTAGAAATATTTCTCGAATAGATGAAATACTCGAAAAAAATCGCAAATAGTGTGACAACCATTTTATTCAGGTTAATTTTCAGAATTACACCTATTTGCAAAAAATTATAACGGTTAGACGGTAACGATCATCGGAACCGTACACAATAAAATTTACAACAATAATGATGAGGAGGTTGGAGAAGTAATAACCtaaatttatgattatgcctcctgagtcagaacCTGTAACTTAAATGTGTATTggcttggttcacgtggtttgcgtgagcccgtagggtttacccagtacGCATCCGAATGGTAGCTGCTGCGGGTTATCTACTGTTAAAAAAAATCGCAGAAAATGTACTTAGTTACTTAATATGGATCTACAGTGAGATTCAAAATTAGAATGATATATTCACGGGACTCTTATCAAGAAACGGCATTGGGTGTATGAAGATAACAGTAGGACCGTTACGCCGTACCCCATTAAAGCTGTGTAAGTTGTCATTGAGCTGGCTTCTGTACAAatgtaaatgatttttaaataaaataaaaactatttTTACAATTTACACTCCTGCACTCTGATTTGTCAATGGCCAATTATTCAGAGTCTGCCAACTGGCAATTCTTAATTCCATTGACAAGAGAGTTAAAACAATGAAGAGAGTGATAGATTTTACTTAGGACAAGCTAACTAAAATCTCATTATTTTACTGCAGCTACTATAGGTCCCAATCCCAAAACATGTACATGTAACATGGCCACTGTTAAGTAGAAGTAGTACTAGTATTCGATACATCATTTGTAAATGTTTCGGGACCTCCTAGAATTTTTCGGTTTCAATCATACCGCATACGTGAAAATATGAGCCCTATACATTCACAACATGTACATGTACCATGACCACTGTCAAGTAGTACTAGTATTCGATACATCATTTGATAAATGTTTCGGGACCTCCTAGAATTTTTCGGTTTGGTGGATAGTACTGTATTACAGCATATCATACCGCATACGTGAAAATATGAGCCCTATACATTCACAACATGTACATGTACCATGGCCACTGTCAAGTAGTACTAGTATTTGATACATCATTTGATAAATGTTTCGATATCTCTAGAATTTTTCGGTTTGGTGGATAGTCTAAGACAAACGAGTATTAAAGCATATCATACCGCATATGTGAAAATATGAGCCATATGCATTCACAACATGTACATGTACCATGGCCCCGGTCAAGTAGTACTATATTTTGATACTACATCATTTGATAAATGTTTAGGGACCTCTAGAATTTTTCGGTTTATGGGATAGTTTAGGACAAATGTGTATTACAGTATATCATACCGCATAGGTGAAAACATGAGTCTTATATATTAAGAGCAAAAATCATAGTTTACACTTACCGGGGTATGGTATGCTATAACAAACGCTTGCAACCAGCCTCCCTACTTATATGCTTGCATAAAACACAAACTTTATTCAGTATTCAGTTCATGTACCTACATTTCACTCTCTCAAACAATTGTTCTGTTTCCTCGTTCTGTAAAATTACACAAGAACATGTCGACTACTGAATGCAGTAGCGGATGCGAATCTGGATGGACAGCGTATCTGGATCAATCATCGAATTCTACATATGACAAGTACAAAAGCGAAAGGACCAAGAGGGTTACTTTgcaagatgaagatgaagatttGTCAATGGTTTCTGATGCATCTTCATGGCCTAGACATGATAAACAAGGAAAAATAAAGAAGCGCAATACAAAAATCACAGAAAACAAAGGGAAGTTCATCGAGGATTGTTGTCTTGATGACACTGCTAGCTCCCCTGTTCTTAGTTTTTCTAAGGCAAGTTTATTACATAGCTTCCTTGTTCTGTTCCGAAACAAGATCAGAAAATTTGTTAGTAGTTCATATAATGTGTGCACATATACTGATATTCATGTGCTTGTTTATATGTTTTTCAGAAGAAGATGGCTCTTTCTACCAACCAAGCTTCTTATGAGCAAGAAACACAAGGTTTCTCAACAACACACTATAAGGTGACTGTCTCGGATATTCTGTCGTGTGTTCATGGGCACACAATAATCACAAACTTTTATAATTTTGACTTGTTTTGATTAGTCTTAATAGTGGTGAACCCCCTGCATTCATAACAACTACACCAATCAAAACACTTCAAATTTATAGATTTCAGTGCTTAGCATGTGCTCATGGCCACAAACCCTTACAATATTGTCTTGCAATGACTGTATTCTTACATTGTGCACATCTTTCTGCAGGGGAAATCTTCACTGAATCAGCATCTCGGGTTCCGTAAATCCTCGTTCACAGACCTAAATAAATCAGGTTGTTATTTGTTGAAACTACATTGCATCTAATTTATTTAGTTTTCTGATCTTGTCTTTGACAAAATCCGAACCCTCAACATCTTGTAAAGGGAGCGAGGGTGGTACCGGTACCACTAGACCAAGAGGTCACCGGTCTGTACTGCATTTTTGCATATGCAAGAGAAGAGTTGATTTATATTATGGTCCTTTCAGGTGATTTTCAGGCAAGAAATTACAAATGGCAATGATATTCTATGTTTTTTTGTCTCTGCTGCTGCTGCAGCTCAATCCcaagagaaagaaaaagagaagtGCATTATGTTTTAAGGATCCTTTTCAGTTAACATTGTTGTATATTTAATTGTTCCTGTCAATACATTGGGGAACAACCTGAGCTCatgaaatttaataaaataattaaaaaaaaacaaatcTTTTTCTATTGTCATTTACTAGAATTCCTTATTTTGTTTCTACAATAATGCTTCAACTGAAACAGTAGTTTGAAAACTCCCTACCGGGTACTTCACAAAACCAAATAACTCACTCCTGGGTGTGAAAAGTGTGGAATAAAGTCCATCTACAAGACGAAAACCTTAAGGTGTCGGAGGAAGACAGGTAACACAAATCGAGCAGACAAGAGCTAGCGGCGCACGTTGCTATTAACTTGACTTCCATCTCCATGTAAAAAACAAAAGGGCTGCAATTACCAACTTATTGCAGCTACCAAGAAGGAAGAATGTGACCCATGTGTAGGATGTACTATAAACATATATGATTGAAGTTTTGGTGGCTCTAGGATAATTAAAttcttatttattatttaattaatggggataattatgaaaatatgcATTCAAGTTCTTATCCTCTCCTTAGAATCTGAACCCATGCTCTGGAAAGTGACAGAGAGCTAAGCTACAAGACAAGGCATCCGTGCTACCACCTTCTTTCGAATTATCATCAAATTTCCGCCAAGACATATAATATCTAAATGTGCACATGTGCACGATTCTGTACACCTAGCATTATAATTGACTCATTTAGTCGTTGAACTCGTAACTAACGATTTATACTTACAGTGAGTCTTATAGTTTATACAACGGGAAAAAAACGTAGCGAACATAAACATGTAGGAGTATGTAACTAGTAACATTTAAAAGATACTACCTCCGTCCCACAATAAACGTCCTGACGAAGAGTATGGGTAAGAATGAAAGTACAGACACCTCTACTAGTTCCCATAATGCAAACACGAAGATAATACATTTCTACTGAAAGATTTCTCAAATATTCAAATAGAACAAATATATGTTATAGTTTTGTGTTGGAATTTCAAAAACTTATAATCATATTGTTATAGTTTTGTGTTGGAATTGCTCCAAGTCAACATATATGTGAAAGAATAGGAGAGAATTAGTCAATTCCGAAGTATTCCAACGAAAATACTTTAGAAAGTAAATGAAGAATATTTAGAAAAATactttcacaaataaataaaatcatggATTACATGGCACAAGCACAACATATGGGATAGCCTCTGAATGCACATTGACTTCTACATCTGAACTCTCTCTCGCCTGCTCTATCAAAATTTCTCCTTCAAAACATGGAGTTATGTACCATAGATATGTCTGTGCACAGGCGGGGCATCGAATGTTGCAACCACTTGACTCCATGGTTTTTCCATGACAAAGAGAGAATCTTTCGAAAGATGTCCGACAAACAATACAGGATTTTTAAAAAGGTGAAACTTAAAATTCTTCTTACCAGTTTGTTTAATTTTCAAGTCATAGTCCTTTAACTTTCTTTTCAATTCGTTATTCAAAGGTGAACCAGGTAATTTCTCCATTGCAGTATCTAGATCTATTACGATATCATGATCATCAACTTGAGACACCGGTGATCCAAAGTTTATCTCACACATCGCCCTGTAACACAGACAATACAAACATCAAAATCTATTTCAACGATAATATTCATTTCGTAGAACTTCAATCATAAAATATCTACTTGATAGCTATTGTCGAAGTGTGGCATACAAATCGTAATTAAGCTACTTTCTGGAAAGTACAAATTCATTTAATACTCCAGTTAGCTACATTTTTTACAGCACTGACATGCAAATATTGTCTCCTAATTCATTCAGGCCAAAGATTTAACATGATTCAATCAGCCTCATTCAAGTCTAACCACGTTTATGTGAAAACAAAAACACCTTGAAACAACCTAGACATTTTCACCTTTGGGAAGTCTAGGGTtactcttttttttttttttgctaaataaaatATTGTTGGAATGGAGAATTGAACCCATGACATAATTATATAACTAGGGTTACTCTTTAAGTCTTAAGAGATACTACTGGTACTTATAATGAATGCTGTAGATAAACCACCCGCATATGGTATCAGAAGAAAGGTAAAAGAACATGATTTTATACTTGATACACCCCACAAGTTCCCACAAGAACCAACAAATGTTTATATATACAAGGAGGGTTGGGTTCTTGTCTTGCATTCACACATTTTGAATAGAGAATCTGGTTATTTTATAGCAGAGCATAGTTTTTTCCCCACAAATCAATGCCACAATAAGAAAATTACAAACCTGTATCTACCCTTTTACCTTGATTTGACTGCAACAATTGTTCCAATCAAACAATACTACACCACTCAAATATGCAAGTCATACTACAAAATATGACAGATAAAGCCGGCGGAAAATAAAAAGCAAAAAACATATAACCACTCAAATTTCACCTCACTCTCTCTATCTCCACATACACAATAAAAAGAAACATGAGTCAACAGCATCAATAAAGTAGGGAGTAAAATGACAAACCAGGCACTGTAGACAATTACAGAAGAAGCCTTTGGGGACGTTGGAAATGTAAGTCCTATAACCTCTCCAGGAAATTCTATGTAACTCTTGGGAAGAGTAAATGTGTGCCGAATAGACCATTCACCCAACTGTTTAGCATCCACATCAAATACATATACCTGATTTGAGGAGGTGGATATTACAAGGATGTTACTATTTCGAGGCGTAAAACCACCAGCGGCAACAGAAGCGCCATCTAATCTGGAAATGAACCAGTGTTGTCTGTTCCAAGATATAGATGATGAACATCAGATACTACCTCATATATATGATAACTTAAACTGAAGATGATATTTCAAATACATCCAGATTCCTAGgctcaaaacaattttaaaaatgtatataaaaaatttcatttttttaatcaAATTTAAGTTGTAATGTAATGGAAGCTCAGCAATTTCTAAAGAGTTCATCAAGGATACTATATCAATCGGCCTAGGTAATTCTTCAAAGGCTAATGAAATACTTGTCTGGCATATTTACAAAGCAACTTATTGCACTCTTTGGATCAACAATTGCTAGTTGCTACAACAGTATCAGTACCTTTGTATTTCCAGATTAAAAATGTATATATCTCCAAAACAGTTGACAGCTGCCAACCACTGTCCATCAGGACTAGTGAACATCCTTGTTATAGGAGGCTCGCTGAGAATTTCATCATCGATGTCCTTGCAACGAGGGGTGTATGTGCAAATCAGTTTAAGGCTTTCCACATCTACAACCTGCATCGCAAAA is a genomic window containing:
- the LOC141710512 gene encoding protein SOB FIVE-LIKE 5-like — protein: MSTTECSSGCESGWTAYLDQSSNSTYDKYKSERTKRVTLQDEDEDLSMVSDASSWPRHDKQGKIKKRNTKITENKGKFIEDCCLDDTASSPVLSFSKKKMALSTNQASYEQETQGFSTTHYKGKSSLNQHLGFRKSSFTDLNKSGDFQARNYKWQ